In Nitrosomonas stercoris, the genomic stretch TCTGCTTCTGCCTGTGATACTGTATTACGCAACCGCCCCCAAAGATCCGGCTCCCAACTTGCACCGATCCCAAACATGAAGTTGGAAGAGGCAGATAATGCTCCGCCCGCCCCTGAAACAAACGAACCACCACTAGATGATCTGCCCACAAAAGGCGTTGAACGTGACCGGTTACCCGTCAAATTGATCACAGGGAACAATGAAGCACGTTGGGTAATCACTAATGCGCGCGCTGCTTGATACGCTGCACGATAACCAGCAATATTTTGATTAGTAATAACTACCCTGGATTGCAATGCATTGAGCATGGGATCGTCAAAAAGTGTCCACCACTCTCCGCGTGCAACAGCATCCGATGGTTCCGCAGCCACCCAGCCAGGTGCTTCCTTATAATGTTCAGGCAGGGTAATCGCAGGTGTGTGATATTTGGGTGCCAAACTACATCCCGCCAGCAACAAAACAAGCAATAATGGTAAAACCGGTTTCATGAGCGATAGCTATTAAAAAGTAGAAGAATGACCATGGCGGCTGAGTTGCTGTTCATGCATGCCGCGCCGACGGAAACGATCCAGCACAAGATAGACTACAGGCGTGGTCAATAACGTCAGAATCTGGCTGGCGACCAAGCCACCAAAAATGGCTATACCCAGCGGCCGGCGCAGTTCTGAACCATCGCCAAAACCCAATGCAAGCGGTAATGCGCCTAATGCTGCTGCCAGTGTTGTCATCAAAATTGGACGAAAGCGCAACAATGATGCTTCGCGCACCGCTTCATACGGACTGGCACCACCACGTTCTGCTTCTAATGCAAAATCGATAATAAGAATGGCATTTTTCTTTACGATCCCGATCAGCAAAATAATGCCAATCAGTGCAATAATATCGAATTGCCCACCCGTTGCCATCAATGCAATCATGGCACCTACCCCAGCTGATGGCAGAGTAGACAATGTGGTCAACGGATGAATCAAACTTTCGTAAAGAATACCTAACACGATGTAGATCGTTCCTAGCGCTGCTAAAATCAGCAGCGGAATATTGGCTGTTGTCTGCTCAAACACCTTGGCTGTTCCACTAAATTCTCCATGTACTGTCGTCGGCAACGCTAAACTTGCTCGCACTTCTTCAATAGCATCGGCAGCGGCACCCAACGCCCCCCCAGGCGGCAGGTTGAAAGAGATAGTTGCAGAAGGTTCTCCATCAGAGTGACTGACGGCGGCGCTGGTTGATCCTGTTGACCAGCTAGCAACGGCAGACAATGGAATCATAGTACGCGCAGCGGTACTGACCGCACTGCCAAAGGCGGTTGCAGAACCTCCACTGGCCGTACTACCAATGCTGGCTGAAGGAGTTGTTTCGCCAGCTACTGACACCGGCAGATAAACGTCATTCAACGATTGTGGAGAACGATTAAACTGGCGCGGTGTTTCCATCACAATATGATACTGATTGAGACCGGAGTAAATATTAGCCACTTGTCGTTGGCCAAACATGTTGTACAAAGCAGCATCAATGGATTGCATGGAAACGCCAAGGCGAGCAGCTGCATCTCGATTGACTTCTACAAATACATTGGCGCCCGCATCCAGCTGATCAATATCCACATCCACCAGTGCACGATTGCCATGTTGTTTCAATGCTTCCACCAATTCTTGCCCCGCTGTTCTCAGCATATCGGAATCCACCGCCTTCAAGACATATTGATAAGTACTGGTGGTATGGCGCCCACCCATGCGTAAATCCTGGGTGGGATTAAGAAAGAGCTTCACGCCTCCTATCTGACTCAATTGCGGGCGCAAGCGTGCGATGATTGCCGATGCTGAAGCTCGTTGTGCTCTGGGTTTTAGTGTGACATAAAGAAATCCTCCTCCTGCACGCGAACCACCTGCAATCGCAATCACTGCTGCAACATCAGGATCACTTTTCACAATCTCAGCTAATCGAGCCAACTTATCGCGCAGATTAGTAAAAGAAATACTTTGATCTACACGCACTCCCCCGGCAATTCCCCCTGTATCCTGTTCGGGGAAAAATCCCTTGGGAGCAATCACAATCAAATACACATTCAGTACAACTGCTCCTGCCAGTAGCAGCAACACAGTTTTACGATGAGCCAATGCCCAATCCAGCACATGCGCATACCATGCTTGCAGCCGATCAAAACCACGCTGAAACAGCTGCATGATTTTTCCTTCATCTGCTTCTTTGCTGAGACAACGCGCGGCCAGCATGGGAGTAGTGGTCAATGAGACCACCAGACTGATCAATACTGCCACGGTCATAGTCAAGGAAAACTCTCTGAACAACCGCCCGACCAATCCTTCCATAAAAATGAGTGGGACAAATACCGCTACCAAACTGAGTGAAATGGATAGCACCGTGAAACCCACTTCACGCGCGCCAACCAATGCTGCCTGAAAAGGCTCCATGCCTTTTTCGATATGCCGGCTGATATTTTCCACAACCACAATGGCATCATCCACCACAAAGCCAGTTGCCACTGTCAACGCCATCAATGACAGATTATCTAACGAGAAACCAGCAAGATACATCACCACAAACGTACCTAGCAGAGAAGTGACTACTGCAGCAGCAGGAATCAAGGTAGCACGCCAGCTTCTCAAAAACAGGCTGACGACCAGAATCACAAGCAACGTTGCAATGAGTAAGGTGATTTCAACTTCATGCAGTGAAGAGCGGATCGTCAAGGTACGGTCTGACACAATGTCCAGATGAATATCTGGCGGCATAGTGGCGCGTAAAGCTGGAATTTGCGCTTTCAGGGAATCGACCACTTGCACAATATTAGCCCCTGGTTGCCGTCTGATCAGAATAGGTACCGCTTGCTGCCCATTGTAAAAACCCATGGTGCGAATATCTTCTGGCCCATTGGCTACATTGGCTACATCAGACAAACGTACTGCTGCCCCATCCCGCCAGGCAATCACCATGTCACGATAATCAGTGGCATCCAACCCCGGTTGGCGCATATAAATCTGCCAACTATGGTCGCCAGAATCAACAATACCACGTGGTCGATTAGCACTTTCCGATTGCAGCGCAGTACGGACATCTTCCATGGCAATGCCATAACGTGCCAGCGCCAATGGATTGATTTCCACCCGCACTGACGGCAGAGCCGCGCCACCCAGTTCCACATTGCCAACACCTTCTACCTGCAACAAACGCTGCTGGACAATGGTTGACACCTGATCATAAATTTCAGAAGGGCTACGCGTAGGTGAAGTCAACACCAGAATCAGAATCGGTGATTCAGCTGGATTGGCCTTACGATAACTGGGGTTGGTTTTAAGGGTGGCGGGCAAATCGGCGCGGGCAGCGTTGATCGCTGCTTGAACATCTCGTGCAGCGCCATCAATATCGCGAGATAGATCAAATTGCAGCACAATACGCGTCGAGCCCGTTGACGAGCTGGAGGTCATCTCGTTGACGCCGGCAATAATGCCCAAACGCCGCTCCAGAGGTGAAGCAACGCTTGCCGCCATCGTGGAAGGGCTGGCACCAGGCAGATCAGCCTGCACCATAATAATTGGAAAATCCACTTGTGGCAGAGCCGCCACTGGCAACATGAAGAACGCACCTACTCCGGCCAACATCAAGCCGATAGTGAGCAGGATAGTCCCAACTGGTCGACGAATAAAAGGTGCTGAAATATTCACGCTGAATGCTGGGTCGTTGAGGCGCGATTCGATCGTGAGCGGCGCTTCTGCCAATCTTCCAATACCAGAAAAATGACAGGGGTCGTAAACAAGGTTAATACCTGGCTCAGCAGTAAACCGCTGCCCATTGCAATACCGAGTGGTTGGCGCAGTTCATGGCCGGTGCCTCCCCCAAAGATCAATGGTATTGCAGCAAACAAAGCGGCAAAGGTAGTCATCATAATTGGGCGGAAACGCAATAAGGCAGCTTGTCGAATTGCATGCTGACTGTCTGCCTGTTCTTCACGCATGGCATCCAGCGCAAAATCAATCATCATGATGGCATTTTTCTTCACAATACCAATCAGTAGCACAATACCAATGATACCGATCACGCCTAATCCGGATCCGGTCATCCATAATCCCAGCAAAGCACCGATCCCGGCTGAGGGCAAAGTGGACAAAATGGTGATTGGATGGATAAAACTTTCATACAATACCCCCAGCACAATGTACACCACACCAATGGCCGCCAAAATCAGCCACAATTCGTTTCCTAATGAAGCCTTGAATGCACTGGCCGCTCCCGAAAAACGAGTCGTCAGCGCAAGTGGCACATTAATGGCTTGTTCGGTTTGTTCAATGGCTTCCACTGCCTGCTCAAGCGATACGCCAGGAGCAGGATCAAAACCAATGGTTACTGCCGGAAACTGGTCTTCTCGTGAAACAACTAACGGAGTCGCGCCGGTCTGGATGGTGGCAAAGGTAGACAATGGCACACTGGTGCCATCTGGCAACGGAATCTGCAGCATACCAAGCGTTTGCGGATCATCAATGAAGCCAGACATTGCTTCCAGTATCACCCGATTCTGACTGGATTGCGTGTAGATGGTGGAGATAATCCGTTGTCCAAACGCATCGTAGAGTGCATTATCAATCGTGAGCGCACTTAGGCCCAGCCGGCTGGCGGCATCGCGATTGATATCGATCCGAGCAGCGCGTCCACCTGCAAACAGATTGGAAGTCACATTTATCAGCTGAGGATTTTTTTTCAACGCGGCCACCAATTTTTCTCCCCACTGAGCAATCAACTCTTCATCTGCTCCTTGTAAAGAAAACCGATAAGCATTGATGCCAGTAGATGTATCGATGACTAAATCCTGTACTGGCCGAAAATAAACCTGCATCCCTGCTATATTCGTAGTTGCCTGCCCAAGCTCTGCCAGTATGGTCGCCTGATCAAGCCGCTCTCCATATGGCTTGAGATTAACCAGCATGCGCCCTTGTGACAGCGCTGGATTTTGGCCATCCACTCCAATAGTGGAACTTAGACTATCAACAGATGGGTGCGCAAGAATGGCGCGGGCCACTTGTTGTTGTAATTTCACCATGCGCTGATAGCCAATATCCTGCCTGGCAACAGTAGTCACGGCGATTTGCCCGGTGTCCTGTTCCGGAAACAGGTTTTTCGGCACAAATAAGTACAACAATAGCGTCAACACCACAGTGACTGCAAACACCAACATAGTCAAAGTACGGCGCGCCAGCACCCAATCCAGTGCGGTTGCATAGTGTTTTGTTAACCATGCAAACCATTGATAAATCAATTGTGCGATATATTGTTCACGCTCTGCTGCACGTGCCCGCAACCAATAAGCCGATAACATCGGGACCAGTGTTAGTGCAATCACTGCCGATAATAAAATGGTAATTGCCAGAGTAACAGCAAATTCACGAAACAAGCGTCCAACCACATCTCCCATAAACAGCAATGGAATCAGTACGGCTACCAGGCTGATCGTTAACGAAATAACGGTAAATCCGATTTCACCCGCTCCTTTCAGTGCTGCTGCAAATGGCCGCATGCCGTTTTCTATGTGACGTGCAATATTCTCAAGCACAACAATGGCATCATCCACCACGAAACCGGAAGCAATCGTCAGCGCCATCAAGGTGAGATTATTTACCGAAAATTCAAGAAAATGCATGACGGCAAATGCACCCACCAGAGAAAGCGGGACCGAGATGCTGGCAATCACGGTGGCACGCAGCGATCCCAGGAAAAGGAAAATAACCAGCGTGACAAAAAGTACAGCCAATATTAATTCAAACTGCACCGCTTCCACAGAAGCTCGAATGCCAGTGGTTCGATCTGTCAGCAAGGTAACATGCACATCCGCGGGTAATTGCGCTTCAAGATCAGGCAAAATGCGCTTAATCGTATCGACTGTACCAATGACATTGGCGCCTGGTTGTCGCTGCACATCAAGAATCACAGCCGGCGTGTCATTCTTCCAGGCAGACAAGCGAGTATTCTCAGTGGCCATTACCACGCTCGCAACATCACTCAAGCGAATTGGCGCACCATTGGCAAACCCCACTACCAGATTACGATAGCCGGCAATATCGGTCAGCTGATCATTGGCATCAATAAACCAGCTTCTGCTGTCTCCATCCAAACTGCCCTTGGCAGCATTCACATTAGCATTGCTGATTGTGGTGCGCAGCGTCTCCAGCGATAAGCCACGCGCTGCCAACGCAGCAATATTGGCCTGAATACGTACTGCTGGCCTTTGTCCAGCAATCATGGATACCAGCCCAACGCCAGATACTTGTGAGATTTTGTTGGAAAATTGCCGCTCAATAATACCTTGTACTTCGCCTGGCGAACGGGTATCCGAAGTAATGCCGAGACTTAAAATAGGTGCATCAGCAGGATTGACCTTGGCATACACAGGCGGTGTCGGTAGCGCTGCTGGTAGCAATGTTCCTGCGACATTAATTGCTGCCTGTACTTCCTGTTCCGCAATATCCAGTGGCAAATTGAGACGAAACTGCAGGGTAATGACTGATGCACCTGAGGAGGAAACCGAAGTCATACGCATCAATCCAGGCATTTGTCCAAACTGCCTTTCCAATGGAGAAGTCACGGTTAACGCCATCACATCTGGACTCGCACCCGGATAAAGCGTAGTGACTCGAATAGTTGGAAAATCTACTTCCGGCAGGGAAGACAACGGCAGAAAGCGATAGGCAAGCAACCCGCTCAGTAACAACGTCAGCATCAACAAAGTTGTCGCAACCGGACGAAAAATAAAAATACGCGATACGCCGCCTGACGCTGCAACCACAGCTGTTTCTTCCGGATAACTGCTCATGAATGTCGATTCATGCTGTCAGTCTGAAAGAAACTGCTGCGCTGCCACTTGTTGCCGTCCGAACTATCATCCTCCATCTGACGCACGGCTGAACCATCTTCCAGACCATCTGCACCATCGGTGACCACCACTGCCCCCACCTCCAACCCGGATGTAACTGCAATTAATCCTTCAGCACTGGGACCAGTGATCACGGGCGTCAACCGCACCGTGTTATCTGGTTGTACAACGAACACAAAATCACCCGGCACACCATGACGCACGGCACTAATCGGTACAGTCACTGCGTTCTGCAAAGTGGTTACTAATAGAGAAATATTGACAAATTGACCCGGAAAAAGTGTGTTATCGCTATTATCAAAGCGCGCCTTGGCTTTGACAGTGCCAGTAGTTGTATCTACTTGATTATCAAACGCCAGGAAATGGCCAGTAGCCAACAATTGATTGTTATTTTGATCTAGCGCCTTCACTGGTAAACCAGCACCACTGCCAGCTTGATAACCAATAGCGGACAACTGAATTTGCGGCAGGGAAAAACTAATATCAATTGGATCAAGCTGGGTCACCACCACAATACCATTCGCATCTGATGGCGTGAGGTAATTGCCAATATCCACCTGACGAATACCCACACGGCCATCAATCGGAGATTTGATCGCGGTATACTCCAAATTAAGCTCAGCGGTGCCAATTGCAGCACGATCCGCCGTAACTGTTCCAGTAAGTTGACGCACCAGCGCACGCTGGGTATCCACTTGCTGGCTGGCGATGGAATCCTGACTCAACAATGTTTCATAGCGCTTGAGATCCAGTTTGGCCACGGTTAATTCAGCTTCATCACGTGCTAAATTGGCCTTGGCTTCTGCCAACGCCAAACGGTAAGGACGCGGATCAATTTGTGCAAGTGTTTGCCCAGCTTTGACCAGCTGACCATCCTGAAACATCAGCTTGGATAAGACACCAGCAAGCTGCGGACGTACCGTTGCGGTTACCAGTGGTTGCACCGTACCCAGCGCTGTCACGATCACGGGAATATCAGCATGTACAGCGGTGCGCACACCGACTGCAGCAGCTGGGCGAGTATGTGCTCTGCCTGCAGGTTGTTTTATCCATTGATATACAACCACAGTAGCTGCAATTAACCCGACAGCCAGCAAGATATTACGTAATACATGCTTGCGTGGGTGTTTATCGTCCGGAGGAGAAGGGGGGGAATCAATTTTTTGAGTAGCCTGTTCTATATTATCCTCGCTCATTTATTTCTTTATCCTATACTGACAATTCACTGCCCACTTTGTATCCGCTGCAAAGAGCGATAGCGATAGCGTTACGATCACACCTAACTTTAAGTTATTGTTATTCAACATAAATTTATTTTTATCAAAAAAATAACCATGGTTTTCACAGCATTCTATTGTATTGCTCAATCAATCCAATCAGATTAAAAGGCTGCAACCACCTGTTTTATTCATGCATTAATCATGAATAACAAACTACAACATAATTGAATATCGCTATTTCTGACTAATACGTCACTTCATTTTCTACGCAAGCCCCCAGGTAAGTGAGACGCATTACCATATATCTTCAAACTGAGAGCACTATACACACAATAGCTGAATCAAAACTGAATAAACTTTGATAGATGTAACGCTGGATTTAATACAACCTATATGCTGGTGAACATGATGGCAATGTTCAATGGCATTTACATTAACATAGTGTCATACATTATTGGATTGAAAATATTAGGATTCCCCAACACCAATATTTCACTCCCTTATAAAAAGGTAAAAAGCATAGTGGATTCAGAACAAAATAAAAATGCGACAAATTGTCGCACTCTTATACAAAATATAAAAGCCAGCTGAATTTAATAACTGAATGCAGCCTCAACCAGATAGGTACGTTGTGGATAAGGATGATGTACCCAGGCTTTGTCGTTATTAAGGTTGCTGATACCGAACGAAAACCGGCTTTTCAATCCACTACTAAATTGATGTCGATAGCTGGTCTTGAAATCCATGAAGAAAAAATCACTTTGGGAGCCAAATACATTATTTATATAATCCTTGTTATCCGGACTGCTATATGAATCACTGACATATCGGCCAGACAAGGAAACATCCCAGGCATCCGTTACATGATAAGTGCCAAAGAAGTTGGCACGCCAATGTGGCAAGCGAATAACCTGTTTCCCAGTCAAATTGTAGTCGGCAGGCTGACCAGTTGAGGTTGTAAAACTAACTAGCGGTCCTTTTTCTACCTTTGCATTCATCCAGGTGCCATTAAACATAAAATCAAACCGTGAACCCAGAATATTTCTCTGATCATAGATTAATTCCACGCCGGTGGTACTGACCTCGCCAATATTCTGGAATGCACCGGTTGTAATGGCACCTGTAGCAGAACGCACCTGCTGAATAGCATTATTGACATCATCCCGAAATGCATTCACGCGCACATAACCCTTTGGCAATCCATATTCCATCATAAAATTATGATGCGTACCATTTTCTGGTTTAAGCGCCGCATTGGCAATCAATATATTTGTAGGAGAATTAAGTGATTGATACAGCTCGGAAATCACCGGAAAGCGATGCGCACGTCCGAAAGAATAACGAAATTTCCATTCTCCCGGTTCATAACCCAGTGAAACCTTAGGAGAGGTGGCTGTCTCGGAACGACTAGGCACCGGTAAATTGGCAGCTACTCCCTTGCTGGTATCCCACCATTCCTGACGCAGCCCGACAGTGACATCCCACTGCGGCAAAAAGCGATACATGGACTGCGCAAAAATAGCATGGGTTTGTGTGCGTCCATCATTATTCCGATTGGCTTGCAAGGCACCCCGGGTCAAACTGGCATAATCTGTCAGAGCGTATTGCCTGAAACTGAGATTGTTCTGATCGAAATGATAACCTGCTAAAAATGATAACTTGTCATTCTCCAATAATGCAGGGTTGCTTAGCTTGAGATCGTAATTCAGCCAATTGAATTTGCGAAAATCCTGGATCTGTCCGGCGCCGGTATTGGCCGGATCAGCATGATTAAAGAAAGAAGCAGCACGAATATCTTTCAACACATCAAAATAGCTAAGCGTGGTGTCGATATCCCATAAAGGTGTCAACGAACCGCGCAAGGACAATCCCAGATTCAGCGTTTCACGTTTATCACGGCTGTCAGAAAAACCGCCTTGCACCACGTCAAAACGTGTGCCATCCAATGATGCATTGCCTGGATTAGCGCAAGTTGCAACTGAATTGCAAGGAAGTGCTGGCCCGCCCCAAAACGAATCGCCATTTGTATCGTACAAATAATTACGGGCACGTTCCTGCTTACGGGAAAGATCTTCATAGGCCACCGTAAAAAGGACCAATATGTCAGAAGTAATATCATAGCCAAACTTGCCCTTGAACAAATGAGTATTCACCTTCTCCGGCCCGGTATCACCATAAATAATACTGGGCGTACCTCGTGTATCCGGTGTTCTGACACCACCACTGACCGCTGTTCCGCCAGCCACATCAAATAATCCTGTGTTATCAATGAAATAAGATTGTGGTTGACCCTGAGCTTCGAGACGGTTATAGGATAAAAACACCGTAAATTTATCCTGGAACCGATTGCCATAGGAAACATATTGTCTGTCACCAATAAATGTCCCTTTGTCCTCTCCATAATTCTTGTAGGGTTGAATAAAAAGGCTGCTTTCCAGATAAAATTCCTGTTTATGTGGCAAATGAGTATTAATATTGACGACCCCACCCATCGAATTACCACTGTATTCAGCTGAAAAAGGGCCATATACCACATCTGCCGAATCAATCTCGTTCGGGCCGACCAATGACCAGCGCGGCGCACCATTCCAGCTTGCCTGCAGAAAGTTGTGCAGTGGCATCCCATCAGCATAAACCATGCTGCGCGCAGTTGAAAACATGTCTGCTCCCCGAATGCCAAGCATCCCGTTGGGATCTCCCACGTAGCGCTGGCGAATTTGCAAACTGGGCATATACTTGAGTACTTCTTCCGTAGTTTGCGCATTTTGTTGCTCGATTTGTGCACGCGTGACACGAGAGGAAGGCGATGTAAAGTGAGAATCACGCGCCGTTTCGCCAGTAATAACCATTTCCTTAAAAACAGTCCCATTTGGCGCGCTTGAGTTGCTCGTTACAGATCTTTGCTGCCCATCAGCCTCATCGCCTTCACCAGCGTCACTGGATTCTTCAGCTTGTGATGAAGCATCTATTATCTGTTCCGACTGTTGCTCTTGCCCTGCATCTTGAGCAGTCCATGCGACTGAAGCATAAATCAAGCTGGTCAGCGCTAGTGAAAACTGTCTTTTCATTTTAAATAACCCTTTCAATATTGATTGACACTGGAAAAATGCTCATCTATTTTGTTATCCAACTGTTTTCGCACTGTTCCTCCCTGTCAGGCAGTACATATATACAGCCATCCATGATCGTCGTTTCAAGTAACTGTCAGCCATCCAATCGATTAATGACCGCTTCGATAGGCAAAACCCGCAACCCTTCATTTTCGGTATGCCATACCACCAATGCCTTGTTGTGATTGATCAAAGGGATCGGATAGTCACTGGCACCAGCCGACTGCATCAAGTCCAGCGATCCCTGCCAGGTGTTGCCGCTATCATTTGAAAACATCATTTGTGTGGAATAAAGGTTTCCATCGAATTCACGCCAGGTCAGAAGGATTGTTGCTCTGTGTGCAACAACAGCAGCATGATTGGGTTGTGCATCGAGGTTGCCCAGACGCATGGGAATAGATTCCTGATCACCATTAATCTGCTTGTAAAACAACCCTTTATTGACGGCACCATCGGTAAACCAGGTCAGATGCAACTGCCCTTTGTGATCAACGGCTATACTGCCGCCGTTATGCGGACAGGCATCAATCCGCCACTCGTCACGAGTCACTCTCCTCACACCCTCCTCTGCCTTGTCCAGATTGATCAAAGCAAAATCACGAGTGCTGCCATCAAAGGATATTGCGCAACAACACGACAGGTCCGCTGTCTGTCCAGGTCAGCGCTGTCCGGCAACATTCACAAGTGTGCTGATGAATCTGCCGGTTCGGTTCAAAGTGCTCCCCATTGTCAAATGATTGGCTGCTATACAGCG encodes the following:
- a CDS encoding vitamin B12 transporter BtuB; amino-acid sequence: MKRQFSLALTSLIYASVAWTAQDAGQEQQSEQIIDASSQAEESSDAGEGDEADGQQRSVTSNSSAPNGTVFKEMVITGETARDSHFTSPSSRVTRAQIEQQNAQTTEEVLKYMPSLQIRQRYVGDPNGMLGIRGADMFSTARSMVYADGMPLHNFLQASWNGAPRWSLVGPNEIDSADVVYGPFSAEYSGNSMGGVVNINTHLPHKQEFYLESSLFIQPYKNYGEDKGTFIGDRQYVSYGNRFQDKFTVFLSYNRLEAQGQPQSYFIDNTGLFDVAGGTAVSGGVRTPDTRGTPSIIYGDTGPEKVNTHLFKGKFGYDITSDILVLFTVAYEDLSRKQERARNYLYDTNGDSFWGGPALPCNSVATCANPGNASLDGTRFDVVQGGFSDSRDKRETLNLGLSLRGSLTPLWDIDTTLSYFDVLKDIRAASFFNHADPANTGAGQIQDFRKFNWLNYDLKLSNPALLENDKLSFLAGYHFDQNNLSFRQYALTDYASLTRGALQANRNNDGRTQTHAIFAQSMYRFLPQWDVTVGLRQEWWDTSKGVAANLPVPSRSETATSPKVSLGYEPGEWKFRYSFGRAHRFPVISELYQSLNSPTNILIANAALKPENGTHHNFMMEYGLPKGYVRVNAFRDDVNNAIQQVRSATGAITTGAFQNIGEVSTTGVELIYDQRNILGSRFDFMFNGTWMNAKVEKGPLVSFTTSTGQPADYNLTGKQVIRLPHWRANFFGTYHVTDAWDVSLSGRYVSDSYSSPDNKDYINNVFGSQSDFFFMDFKTSYRHQFSSGLKSRFSFGISNLNNDKAWVHHPYPQRTYLVEAAFSY
- a CDS encoding multidrug resistance protein MdtC — encoded protein: MNISAPFIRRPVGTILLTIGLMLAGVGAFFMLPVAALPQVDFPIIMVQADLPGASPSTMAASVASPLERRLGIIAGVNEMTSSSSTGSTRIVLQFDLSRDIDGAARDVQAAINAARADLPATLKTNPSYRKANPAESPILILVLTSPTRSPSEIYDQVSTIVQQRLLQVEGVGNVELGGAALPSVRVEINPLALARYGIAMEDVRTALQSESANRPRGIVDSGDHSWQIYMRQPGLDATDYRDMVIAWRDGAAVRLSDVANVANGPEDIRTMGFYNGQQAVPILIRRQPGANIVQVVDSLKAQIPALRATMPPDIHLDIVSDRTLTIRSSLHEVEITLLIATLLVILVVSLFLRSWRATLIPAAAVVTSLLGTFVVMYLAGFSLDNLSLMALTVATGFVVDDAIVVVENISRHIEKGMEPFQAALVGAREVGFTVLSISLSLVAVFVPLIFMEGLVGRLFREFSLTMTVAVLISLVVSLTTTPMLAARCLSKEADEGKIMQLFQRGFDRLQAWYAHVLDWALAHRKTVLLLLAGAVVLNVYLIVIAPKGFFPEQDTGGIAGGVRVDQSISFTNLRDKLARLAEIVKSDPDVAAVIAIAGGSRAGGGFLYVTLKPRAQRASASAIIARLRPQLSQIGGVKLFLNPTQDLRMGGRHTTSTYQYVLKAVDSDMLRTAGQELVEALKQHGNRALVDVDIDQLDAGANVFVEVNRDAAARLGVSMQSIDAALYNMFGQRQVANIYSGLNQYHIVMETPRQFNRSPQSLNDVYLPVSVAGETTPSASIGSTASGGSATAFGSAVSTAARTMIPLSAVASWSTGSTSAAVSHSDGEPSATISFNLPPGGALGAAADAIEEVRASLALPTTVHGEFSGTAKVFEQTTANIPLLILAALGTIYIVLGILYESLIHPLTTLSTLPSAGVGAMIALMATGGQFDIIALIGIILLIGIVKKNAILIIDFALEAERGGASPYEAVREASLLRFRPILMTTLAAALGALPLALGFGDGSELRRPLGIAIFGGLVASQILTLLTTPVVYLVLDRFRRRGMHEQQLSRHGHSSTF
- a CDS encoding multidrug resistance protein MdtA, which produces MSEDNIEQATQKIDSPPSPPDDKHPRKHVLRNILLAVGLIAATVVVYQWIKQPAGRAHTRPAAAVGVRTAVHADIPVIVTALGTVQPLVTATVRPQLAGVLSKLMFQDGQLVKAGQTLAQIDPRPYRLALAEAKANLARDEAELTVAKLDLKRYETLLSQDSIASQQVDTQRALVRQLTGTVTADRAAIGTAELNLEYTAIKSPIDGRVGIRQVDIGNYLTPSDANGIVVVTQLDPIDISFSLPQIQLSAIGYQAGSGAGLPVKALDQNNNQLLATGHFLAFDNQVDTTTGTVKAKARFDNSDNTLFPGQFVNISLLVTTLQNAVTVPISAVRHGVPGDFVFVVQPDNTVRLTPVITGPSAEGLIAVTSGLEVGAVVVTDGADGLEDGSAVRQMEDDSSDGNKWQRSSFFQTDSMNRHS
- a CDS encoding multidrug resistance protein MdtB, with protein sequence MSSYPEETAVVAASGGVSRIFIFRPVATTLLMLTLLLSGLLAYRFLPLSSLPEVDFPTIRVTTLYPGASPDVMALTVTSPLERQFGQMPGLMRMTSVSSSGASVITLQFRLNLPLDIAEQEVQAAINVAGTLLPAALPTPPVYAKVNPADAPILSLGITSDTRSPGEVQGIIERQFSNKISQVSGVGLVSMIAGQRPAVRIQANIAALAARGLSLETLRTTISNANVNAAKGSLDGDSRSWFIDANDQLTDIAGYRNLVVGFANGAPIRLSDVASVVMATENTRLSAWKNDTPAVILDVQRQPGANVIGTVDTIKRILPDLEAQLPADVHVTLLTDRTTGIRASVEAVQFELILAVLFVTLVIFLFLGSLRATVIASISVPLSLVGAFAVMHFLEFSVNNLTLMALTIASGFVVDDAIVVLENIARHIENGMRPFAAALKGAGEIGFTVISLTISLVAVLIPLLFMGDVVGRLFREFAVTLAITILLSAVIALTLVPMLSAYWLRARAAEREQYIAQLIYQWFAWLTKHYATALDWVLARRTLTMLVFAVTVVLTLLLYLFVPKNLFPEQDTGQIAVTTVARQDIGYQRMVKLQQQVARAILAHPSVDSLSSTIGVDGQNPALSQGRMLVNLKPYGERLDQATILAELGQATTNIAGMQVYFRPVQDLVIDTSTGINAYRFSLQGADEELIAQWGEKLVAALKKNPQLINVTSNLFAGGRAARIDINRDAASRLGLSALTIDNALYDAFGQRIISTIYTQSSQNRVILEAMSGFIDDPQTLGMLQIPLPDGTSVPLSTFATIQTGATPLVVSREDQFPAVTIGFDPAPGVSLEQAVEAIEQTEQAINVPLALTTRFSGAASAFKASLGNELWLILAAIGVVYIVLGVLYESFIHPITILSTLPSAGIGALLGLWMTGSGLGVIGIIGIVLLIGIVKKNAIMMIDFALDAMREEQADSQHAIRQAALLRFRPIMMTTFAALFAAIPLIFGGGTGHELRQPLGIAMGSGLLLSQVLTLFTTPVIFLVLEDWQKRRSRSNRASTTQHSA